In one Candidatus Krumholzibacteriia bacterium genomic region, the following are encoded:
- a CDS encoding IS256 family transposase has translation MSEDTPIPGSLNNVIRIDDERIKGHLDRVVRGTVEETLNSLLDAEADRLCNAQRYERTEARRDTRAGHYERQLETKAGEVTLKVPKLRRQTFETAIIERYRRREASVEEALIEMYLAGVSVRRVEDITEALWGTRVSPSTVSDLNKKIYATIEAWRNRAIEGEHPYVYLDGIVMKRTWAGEVRNVSLLVAIAVNSEGFREILGIVEGAKEDKAGWSGFLKHLKERGLKGVRLIISDACIGLAESAAEFFPDAAWQRCTVHFYRNVFSHVPRPKMREVAAMLKAIHAAEDVQAAREKARQVVVKLRDHRLTKAAELVESGIEETLAYYGFPEEHWRRIRTNNPLERILREIRRRTRVVGAFPDGESALNLAAARLRHVAGTEWSTKRYLSMELLQGQQALPTTA, from the coding sequence CAAGGGACATCTGGACCGGGTCGTTCGCGGCACGGTCGAGGAGACTTTGAACTCGCTGCTGGATGCGGAAGCGGACCGGCTGTGCAACGCGCAGCGCTACGAGCGCACCGAGGCGCGTCGCGATACACGGGCCGGCCACTACGAGCGCCAGCTGGAGACTAAGGCCGGCGAGGTGACGCTGAAGGTGCCGAAGTTGCGGCGCCAGACGTTCGAGACAGCCATTATCGAGCGCTACCGGCGGCGCGAGGCGTCGGTCGAGGAGGCGCTGATCGAGATGTACCTGGCGGGCGTTTCGGTGCGGCGCGTGGAGGACATCACGGAGGCGCTGTGGGGCACGCGCGTGTCGCCGTCGACGGTCAGTGATCTCAACAAGAAGATCTACGCGACGATCGAAGCGTGGCGGAACCGTGCGATCGAGGGCGAGCACCCGTATGTGTATCTCGACGGCATCGTGATGAAGCGGACGTGGGCGGGCGAGGTCAGGAACGTCTCTCTGCTCGTCGCGATTGCCGTGAACAGCGAGGGTTTCCGCGAGATCCTGGGCATCGTGGAGGGCGCGAAGGAGGACAAGGCGGGCTGGTCCGGCTTCCTGAAGCACCTGAAGGAGCGCGGCTTGAAGGGCGTGCGGCTGATCATTTCGGACGCCTGCATCGGGCTCGCCGAGAGTGCCGCTGAGTTCTTCCCCGACGCGGCCTGGCAGCGCTGCACGGTGCACTTCTATCGCAACGTCTTCAGCCATGTGCCGCGTCCGAAGATGCGGGAGGTTGCGGCGATGCTCAAAGCGATCCACGCCGCCGAGGATGTGCAGGCGGCACGCGAGAAGGCTCGGCAGGTGGTCGTCAAGCTGCGCGACCATCGCCTGACCAAGGCCGCCGAACTCGTCGAGAGCGGGATCGAGGAGACGCTGGCGTACTATGGCTTCCCGGAGGAGCACTGGCGGCGCATTAGGACGAACAACCCGCTGGAGCGCATCCTGCGCGAGATCCGGCGGCGCACGCGGGTGGTCGGCGCGTTCCCCGACGGTGAGAGCGCGTTGAACCTGGCGGCGGCGCGCCTCAGGCACGTCGCGGGAACGGAATGGTCGACCAAGCGGTATCTATCGATGGAGCTCCTTCAGGGCCAGCAAGCCCTGCCCACGACCGCCTGA